In Meleagris gallopavo isolate NT-WF06-2002-E0010 breed Aviagen turkey brand Nicholas breeding stock chromosome 5, Turkey_5.1, whole genome shotgun sequence, a single window of DNA contains:
- the FKBP3 gene encoding peptidyl-prolyl cis-trans isomerase FKBP3: AAAPAQPWSAEELRSEALPKKDIIKFLQEHAAQAVRHGAAPGHQPARPASEPFCDQGPPKYVKSILKKGDKTNFPKKGDTVHCWYTGKLQDGTVFDTNIQTSSKKKKAAKPLSFKVGIGKVIRGWDEALLTMSKGEKAQLEIEPEWAYGKKGQPDAKIPPNAKLFFEVELVDIE; the protein is encoded by the exons GCTGCGGCGCCCGCGCAGCCCTGGAGCGCGGAGGAGCTGCGGAGCGAGGCGCTGCCCAAGAAGGACATCATCAAGTTCCTGCAGGAACACGCGGCGCAGGCGGTACGGCACGGCGCGGCGCCCGGCCACCAACCGGCCCGGCCCG CATCGGAGCCGTTCTGCGATCAGGGGCCGCCGAAGTACGTCAAATCCATCTTAAAGAAGGGCGACAAAACCAACTTCCCAAAGAAAGGAGACACCGTGCACTGCTGGTACACCGGGAAGCTGCAGGACGGAACCGTCTTCGACACCAACATTCAGACCA GttcaaagaagaagaaagcagccaAACCTTTAAGTTTCAAAGTTGGCATAGGAAAAGTTATCAGAGGC TGGGATGAAGCTCTCTTAACTATGAGTAAaggagagaaggctcagctGGAAATTGAACCTGAGTGGGCGTATGGCAAGAAAGGGCAGCCGGATGCTAA AATTCCACCAAATGCAAAACTTTTCTTTGAAGTGGAATTGGTGGACATTGAGTGA
- the LOC100544340 gene encoding heme-binding protein 2-like, giving the protein METGGCRMSGAEPSGPAAITLEDLDGVAEESPDSAYHSHGSSLEEEGAERMDDEEQERLLNYWQSVGRGHQVDVPRDMAEPIQQLTRNNSPQERQSIPFTLIQRKEKLGDLLYEKRQYGKAKWACIKMKEKQYEQSICLGFMKLMRYICEQNSSGLYLGITIPIVTIVHTNESQSEMRQAVTVAYYLPEVLQDQPPHPFDSDIIIEEWPSTIVYSRSFRGITNEDSIMREINLLAEILESPELCLQDTFIIAGYTNPAAANRHNEIWFLQRP; this is encoded by the exons ATGGAGACGGGCGGCTGCCGCATGAGCGGCGCGGAGCCGAGCGGCCCGGCCGCCATCACGCTGGAGGACCTGGACGGCGTGGCGGAGGAGAGCCCCGACTCGGCCTACCACAGCCACGGCAGCAGCCTGGAGGAGGAGGGGGCCGAGCGCATGGACGACGAGGAGCAGGAGCGGCTGCTGAACTACTGGCAGAGCGTGGGCAGGGGGCACCAGGTGGACGTGCCCCGCG ATATGGCAGAGCCCATCCAGCAGCTGACCCGGAACAACAGCCCCCAGGAGAGGCAGAGCATCCCATTCACCCTCATCCAGCGCAAGGAAAAG CTCGGAGACCTGCTGTACGAAAAGCGTCAGTATGGGAAGGCCAAGTGGGCCTGCATAAAGATGAAGGAGAAGCAGTACGAGCAGAGCATCTGCCTGGGCTTCATGAAGCTCATGAGGTACATCTGTGAGCAGAACTCCTCAG GGCTGTACCTGGGGATAACCATCCCCATTGTGACCATCGTCCACACCAACGAGTCTCAGTCGGAGATGAGGCAGGCGGTGACGGTGGCATACTACCTGCCCGAGGTGCTGCAGGATCAGCCACCTCATCCTTTTGACTCCGACATCATCATTGAAGAATGGCCTTCTACTATTGTTTATAGTAG GAGCTTCAGAGGGATCACCAACGAAGACTCGATCATGAGAGAAATAAACCTGCTGGCGGAAATCCTGGAGAGCCCCgagctgtgcctgcaggacACGTTCATCATCGCCGGGTACACAAACCCCGCTGCTGCCAACAGACACAACGAGATCTGGTTCCTGCAGAGGCCATAG